A segment of the Candidatus Korarchaeota archaeon NZ13-K genome:
AAGGAGATATCTGAGGCCCTGGAGGCATATTCATTCGAGCTTTACCCTCTCAGGGGGGAATACATGCAGAAGACCGTGAAAGTAGCGTTTAAGAACGACATGACGATATATGATGCATCCTACGTCGCTCTAGCATTAGCTAAGAAGACCTTATTGTACACAGCTGATGAGAAATTGCTGGAAAAGGTGGCAAACCCGAACCTGGCAAAACATATCAGGGACTTCGTTCTCTGATCAACTCATATCCTGCGATAAAACATTCTCGCGCGCTGCAAGTGGTCGCTCGGTCCTTTCTC
Coding sequences within it:
- a CDS encoding PIN domain nuclease, producing KEISEALEAYSFELYPLRGEYMQKTVKVAFKNDMTIYDASYVALALAKKTLLYTADEKLLEKVANPNLAKHIRDFVL